The proteins below are encoded in one region of Prevotella melaninogenica ATCC 25845:
- a CDS encoding mechanosensitive ion channel family protein, whose amino-acid sequence MRKKLFFITILLFILTLPANAVLQEDSLKNSLQVLRHELIAQHLEQTKQLNNSRFITEQVTNQLKEIGEKSAQVSLMLYSQKTDNIFDLTYACQQATELWKDFQTKTRPFHDLITESNEEIARYDSLVNVLSTMYTFGLTQKMKTDRNVCLTLAVSIRRMLKERNDSYQEYIQYYNYSQHQLQALDAYAQKRYAEIQSGIFTNTGDSYFKVLKSVRFRLSQMNTTLSEKYTPNTVVVSQWDVKWIITLFSMILIYGLIAIIINYLSIRFLVTRVMKTNRFEQKNQSFLAKRTCIIMLASVITFSIVLIIIRLFSPSNFVHMACSLLLEYTWMLSVIFASLLLRVEGSQTHNAYRIYYPLIMIGFFVIAFRIVMLPSSVVTLLFTPLLFIDTLWQARMIHKYHKLVPHYDLNFAYISQFVFIFSLISASIGYTMFAVQVIIWWSMQLACILTIAFFKDYLNHYREKHPIKKLSPAKVWLLRFVDIVLIPTALVISFILAIYWATDVFNLSGLTWNLFRANFIDSDKIQISVYSIAVVTILWFIFNYLNLTIRDAIKLYLKRNDPSTAEARATMYINVLQVIVWGTWLLITLGFFKVSSTWLVVVTGGLSTGIGFAMKDILENIYYGISLMAGRIKIGDYIICDGIRGKVSSINYTSTVIDALDGSTIAFQNSQLFTKNYKNMTKNDGYEVGTIQVGVAYGTNVKEVRELLIDAIAKLGITNEKKDIIVRLQSFDDSCITLKILVWLNVLTQGNDISVVMECIYDTLNNNGIEIPFPQREITIKHQQES is encoded by the coding sequence ATGCGCAAAAAGCTATTCTTTATCACCATATTGCTGTTCATCCTGACCCTTCCAGCAAATGCTGTACTACAGGAGGACTCACTGAAAAACTCACTCCAAGTACTACGCCATGAATTGATTGCACAGCATCTTGAACAAACAAAACAGCTTAATAATTCAAGATTCATAACTGAACAAGTGACAAATCAGTTAAAAGAAATTGGTGAAAAGTCTGCTCAAGTATCATTGATGCTTTACTCACAGAAGACGGACAACATCTTTGACCTTACCTATGCTTGCCAACAAGCAACTGAATTATGGAAAGACTTCCAAACAAAAACACGTCCGTTTCATGACCTTATCACGGAAAGTAACGAAGAAATAGCACGCTACGACTCCCTTGTCAATGTGCTTAGCACGATGTACACTTTCGGTCTTACTCAAAAAATGAAGACTGACCGAAACGTATGTCTTACTCTTGCTGTAAGTATTCGAAGAATGCTAAAGGAGCGCAATGATTCTTATCAAGAATATATACAATACTACAATTACAGCCAGCATCAGTTGCAGGCACTTGATGCATATGCACAAAAACGCTATGCCGAGATTCAGTCAGGCATCTTTACAAACACAGGAGATAGCTACTTCAAGGTTCTTAAATCAGTTCGTTTTCGTCTTAGTCAGATGAACACGACACTCTCTGAGAAATATACTCCAAATACCGTCGTAGTCTCTCAATGGGATGTAAAATGGATTATTACACTCTTCAGTATGATTCTGATTTATGGTTTGATAGCCATTATCATTAATTATCTGAGTATTCGATTCCTTGTGACGCGAGTCATGAAGACAAATCGTTTCGAGCAGAAGAATCAAAGTTTCCTTGCCAAGCGTACTTGTATTATTATGCTTGCTTCTGTCATCACATTTAGTATAGTACTTATTATTATCCGATTGTTCTCGCCTTCTAACTTCGTACACATGGCATGCAGCCTACTTTTGGAGTACACATGGATGCTATCTGTCATTTTTGCATCATTGCTTCTGCGTGTAGAAGGTTCACAGACACATAATGCTTACCGTATTTACTATCCCCTGATTATGATTGGCTTCTTTGTCATTGCGTTTCGTATCGTGATGCTACCAAGCTCAGTCGTAACTCTTCTCTTCACACCTTTATTATTCATAGACACATTGTGGCAGGCAAGAATGATACACAAATATCATAAGCTTGTACCTCATTACGACTTAAACTTTGCATATATCTCTCAATTTGTATTCATCTTCTCACTTATAAGTGCATCGATTGGATATACAATGTTTGCCGTTCAGGTAATCATATGGTGGTCAATGCAGTTGGCTTGTATTCTTACAATTGCTTTCTTCAAAGACTACCTCAACCACTACAGGGAGAAACATCCAATAAAGAAACTATCACCAGCAAAGGTATGGCTTCTTCGTTTTGTTGACATTGTTCTCATTCCAACAGCTTTAGTAATATCATTTATCCTTGCTATTTATTGGGCAACTGATGTCTTTAATCTTAGTGGATTGACATGGAACTTATTCCGTGCCAACTTTATTGATTCTGATAAGATACAGATTAGTGTCTACTCAATAGCTGTGGTAACTATCCTATGGTTCATCTTTAATTATCTGAATCTAACGATTCGAGATGCTATCAAGTTATATCTCAAACGCAATGACCCATCTACAGCCGAAGCACGTGCGACGATGTATATCAACGTATTACAAGTAATCGTGTGGGGAACTTGGCTATTGATTACACTTGGTTTCTTTAAAGTCAGCAGCACATGGTTAGTTGTTGTAACAGGTGGCTTGTCAACGGGTATCGGTTTCGCCATGAAGGATATTCTTGAGAACATTTATTATGGTATTTCTTTGATGGCTGGACGTATTAAGATTGGCGATTATATCATCTGTGACGGTATACGTGGTAAGGTAAGTTCAATAAACTATACCTCGACAGTGATTGATGCACTTGATGGTTCTACGATTGCTTTCCAAAACTCACAACTCTTCACTAAGAACTATAAAAACATGACCAAGAACGATGGTTATGAGGTAGGAACTATTCAAGTTGGTGTTGCATACGGTACGAATGTAAAAGAAGTAAGAGAACTACTTATAGATGCTATTGCTAAACTTGGCATCACTAATGAGAAAAAAGATATTATTGTTAGACTTCAAAGCTTCGATGATAGCTGTATCACACTGAAGATTCTTGTTTGGCTAAATGTGTTAACACAGGGAAATGATATATCAGTTGTTATGGAATGTATCTATGATACGCTGAACAATAACGGCATTGAAATCCCATTCCCACAGCGTGAGATTACAATTAAGCATCAACAAGAAAGCTAA
- a CDS encoding NADH-quinone oxidoreductase subunit B has translation MEIRKPKIKSLPYDEWKDNDTLSKMASELNDGGTNLVLGNLDQLINWGRSNSLWSLTFATSCCGIEFMSVGCARYDFSRFGFEVTRNSPRQADLIMCAGTITNKMAPALKRLYDQMAEPKYVIAVGGCAISGGPFKDSYHVMRGIDEIIPVDVYIPGCPPRPEAIIYGMMQLQRKVKVEKFFGGVNHKQTAEERELGKSNAELIFSEKLGITPEEIKEKREAAWNDAKNPAPKPARPVVKPAAVKPAEAPAKPAEAATSSEPVAPKKDTIVVNQPVTQEDVEKLGKEIDQIDAASKAADETATNN, from the coding sequence ATGGAAATAAGAAAGCCAAAAATCAAGTCTCTTCCATACGATGAATGGAAAGACAATGACACGCTTAGCAAAATGGCAAGCGAATTGAACGATGGTGGAACAAACCTCGTTCTCGGTAACTTGGATCAACTTATCAATTGGGGACGTAGTAACTCTCTCTGGTCACTTACCTTTGCAACATCATGTTGTGGTATTGAGTTTATGTCTGTTGGATGTGCGCGTTATGACTTCTCACGTTTCGGTTTTGAGGTAACACGTAACTCTCCACGTCAGGCTGACTTGATAATGTGTGCTGGTACTATCACAAACAAGATGGCTCCAGCTTTAAAGCGTTTGTATGACCAGATGGCTGAGCCTAAGTATGTAATTGCTGTTGGTGGTTGTGCTATCTCTGGTGGTCCATTCAAGGATAGTTATCATGTGATGCGTGGTATCGATGAGATTATCCCTGTGGATGTTTATATTCCAGGTTGCCCTCCACGTCCAGAGGCTATTATCTATGGTATGATGCAGCTTCAACGTAAGGTGAAGGTTGAGAAATTCTTTGGTGGCGTAAACCACAAGCAGACTGCTGAGGAGCGTGAGTTGGGTAAAAGTAATGCCGAGCTTATCTTTAGTGAGAAGTTGGGTATTACCCCTGAAGAGATTAAGGAAAAGCGTGAAGCAGCTTGGAATGATGCTAAAAATCCTGCTCCAAAACCTGCACGTCCTGTTGTTAAGCCTGCAGCTGTGAAGCCTGCTGAAGCTCCTGCTAAACCTGCAGAAGCTGCTACTTCTTCTGAGCCTGTTGCTCCAAAGAAAGATACGATTGTCGTTAACCAGCCAGTGACACAAGAAGATGTTGAGAAGTTGGGCAAGGAAATCGATCAGATTGATGCAGCAAGTAAGGCTGCAGATGAGACAGCTACTAACAATTAA
- a CDS encoding NADH-quinone oxidoreductase subunit A produces MYFTLFVTVLITAAFLVVAAYAIAKWIGPRSYNPAKGEPYECGIPTYGTSWLPVHIGYYLFAILFLMFDVETVFLYPWAVVVKTFGPLALATIGFFMLVLVFGLAYAWRKGALEWK; encoded by the coding sequence ATGTATTTCACACTTTTTGTTACCGTTTTGATAACGGCCGCATTCTTGGTAGTAGCAGCTTATGCTATTGCTAAATGGATTGGTCCGCGTTCATATAATCCGGCGAAGGGTGAGCCTTATGAGTGTGGTATCCCGACTTACGGAACCTCTTGGTTGCCAGTGCATATCGGTTACTACCTCTTTGCCATTCTTTTCTTGATGTTTGACGTGGAAACCGTATTCCTTTACCCTTGGGCTGTTGTTGTAAAAACATTTGGACCTCTCGCACTTGCTACGATTGGTTTCTTTATGTTGGTATTAGTATTTGGTCTTGCGTATGCTTGGCGGAAAGGAGCACTTGAATGGAAATAA
- a CDS encoding SIS domain-containing protein, which translates to MNEAEQRLTQVRAYATQCIKEEAEATLNLINQLDENFDKAVSLMFHCTGKVIVTGVGKSGNIGAKIAATLSSTGTPAFFVNPLDVYHGDLGVMTKDDVVLALSNSGQTDELLRFIPMVLHMNIPIIGMSANPNSLLAKYSTAHLKVWVEKEACPLNLAPTSSTTAALVMGDALAIALMRVRNFKPQDFAQFHPGGELGKRLLTTAQDVMRSDELPIIPKDMHLGEAIIHVSKGKLGLGVSLDNGKVIGLITDGDIRRAMERWQAEFFDHTVSDIMTREPKIVLPTTKITEIQQIMQQNKVHTVLVCDEERHFLGVVDHYSCML; encoded by the coding sequence ATGAACGAAGCAGAACAAAGATTGACACAGGTCAGAGCATATGCAACACAGTGTATCAAAGAAGAAGCTGAAGCTACACTTAATCTGATAAACCAGTTAGATGAGAACTTTGATAAGGCTGTTAGCCTAATGTTCCATTGTACTGGTAAGGTTATTGTCACGGGTGTTGGCAAAAGCGGAAATATAGGTGCTAAGATTGCTGCAACCCTTTCTTCTACAGGTACACCTGCATTCTTTGTTAACCCTTTGGACGTTTATCATGGCGATTTGGGTGTGATGACAAAGGATGATGTTGTATTAGCATTATCTAATTCTGGACAGACAGACGAGCTACTCCGCTTCATTCCAATGGTACTTCACATGAATATTCCTATTATTGGAATGAGTGCTAATCCGAATTCATTATTGGCAAAGTATTCTACAGCCCATTTGAAAGTGTGGGTTGAGAAAGAAGCGTGCCCTCTTAACCTTGCTCCAACCAGTTCAACAACGGCAGCTCTTGTTATGGGTGATGCTTTAGCGATTGCACTTATGCGTGTTCGTAACTTTAAGCCACAGGACTTTGCACAGTTCCACCCTGGTGGAGAGTTGGGAAAACGCTTATTGACTACAGCACAAGACGTAATGCGTTCTGATGAACTTCCTATTATTCCAAAGGATATGCACTTAGGGGAAGCCATCATACATGTAAGTAAGGGTAAGCTTGGCTTGGGTGTATCGCTTGACAATGGGAAGGTGATAGGCTTGATAACGGATGGAGATATCCGTAGAGCTATGGAACGTTGGCAGGCTGAGTTCTTTGATCATACGGTCAGTGATATAATGACAAGAGAACCAAAGATAGTCTTACCAACTACGAAGATTACAGAGATTCAACAGATTATGCAGCAGAATAAGGTACATACAGTGTTAGTATGCGATGAGGAAAGACACTTCTTAGGTGTTGTTGACCATTATAGTTGTATGCTGTAA
- the kdsA gene encoding 3-deoxy-8-phosphooctulonate synthase: protein MMNKPTFIAGPCVIESQELLNTVAEELVRLNKKYDIDIIFKASFDKANRTSIHSFRGPGLDKGLMMLQTIKEKYGLRLLTDIHESYQAEAVGEVIDVIQIPAFLCRQTDLLVAAAKTGKIVNIKKAQFLSGRDMRYPVQKCHESGAKDVWLTERGNSFGYNNLVVDFRNIPDMKEIVSNVIMDCTHSVQRPSAGDGKTVGDRKFVPSMALAAKAFGATGYFFEVHPTPDAGLSDAANMLELEKLDELIGKLV from the coding sequence ATGATGAATAAACCTACTTTCATTGCAGGTCCCTGCGTTATTGAAAGCCAAGAACTACTCAACACGGTTGCAGAAGAGTTGGTTAGGCTTAATAAGAAATACGATATAGATATCATTTTTAAAGCAAGCTTTGATAAGGCTAATCGTACAAGCATACACTCTTTCCGTGGTCCAGGACTTGACAAAGGACTTATGATGCTTCAAACAATCAAGGAGAAGTACGGATTACGATTGCTAACCGATATTCATGAAAGCTATCAAGCTGAGGCTGTTGGAGAAGTTATTGACGTTATTCAGATTCCTGCTTTCCTTTGTCGTCAGACTGACTTATTAGTGGCTGCAGCAAAGACTGGTAAGATTGTAAACATCAAGAAAGCACAGTTTCTTAGTGGTAGAGATATGCGTTATCCTGTACAAAAGTGTCACGAAAGTGGGGCTAAGGATGTGTGGTTGACTGAGCGTGGAAATAGTTTTGGATATAACAACCTCGTTGTTGACTTCCGTAATATCCCTGATATGAAAGAAATCGTTTCGAATGTTATTATGGATTGTACGCATAGTGTACAGCGTCCAAGTGCAGGAGATGGTAAGACGGTTGGCGATCGTAAGTTTGTTCCTTCGATGGCATTAGCGGCTAAAGCCTTTGGTGCTACAGGCTACTTCTTTGAAGTTCACCCTACTCCAGACGCAGGACTATCAGATGCAGCTAATATGTTGGAACTTGAGAAGTTAGATGAATTAATAGGAAAACTGGTATGA
- a CDS encoding ATPase — MILIADSGGSKTDWALISLPTDTSKYVLKVRTQGINPFHQSKDVILKVLEQELKPALCKATEQNDSFLLKKDITECVSQIAFYGAGCTKNLSSVVSEALMVSFPSASIKVESDLLGAAHAVCGYEAGIACILGTGANSCQYDGENIVANVPPLGYILGDEGSGAVLGKLLLNGIFKGDLSTEIRDLYLEWSGLTYPEIIDKVYRQPLANRYLGGISKFIKENLQYAELESLVKCNFDNFFKKNILKYATTSVRTISAVGGIAAAFEEQLRMSASTFNFKVGKVIASPIDGLIEYYS, encoded by the coding sequence ATGATATTAATTGCTGATAGTGGAGGATCAAAGACAGACTGGGCATTGATTAGTTTGCCTACAGATACAAGTAAGTATGTTCTGAAAGTTCGTACACAAGGGATAAATCCTTTTCATCAGTCGAAGGATGTTATTTTGAAGGTGTTAGAGCAGGAGCTAAAGCCTGCGCTATGCAAGGCTACAGAGCAAAATGATAGCTTTTTACTAAAGAAAGATATAACAGAATGTGTTTCACAGATAGCTTTTTATGGAGCAGGCTGTACGAAGAATCTTTCTTCAGTTGTGAGTGAAGCACTTATGGTTTCATTCCCTTCAGCTTCGATAAAGGTGGAGAGTGACTTGTTAGGGGCTGCACATGCTGTCTGTGGATACGAGGCGGGTATTGCTTGTATTTTAGGTACTGGTGCCAATAGCTGTCAGTATGATGGTGAGAATATTGTGGCAAATGTTCCGCCTTTAGGTTATATTTTAGGAGATGAAGGTAGTGGAGCAGTACTTGGCAAGTTGCTACTCAATGGTATTTTTAAGGGTGATTTATCTACAGAGATACGCGATTTATATTTAGAGTGGAGTGGTTTAACCTATCCAGAAATCATAGATAAAGTTTATCGTCAACCGCTTGCGAATCGCTACTTAGGAGGTATTTCTAAGTTTATTAAAGAGAACTTACAATATGCTGAATTAGAATCTTTAGTAAAATGTAACTTCGATAATTTCTTTAAGAAAAATATCTTGAAGTATGCAACAACCTCAGTTCGTACAATTTCTGCTGTTGGCGGTATTGCGGCTGCTTTTGAAGAACAGTTAAGAATGAGTGCCAGTACTTTTAATTTTAAAGTTGGTAAGGTGATAGCTTCACCAATAGATGGATTGATAGAATACTATTCTTAA
- a CDS encoding NADH-quinone oxidoreductase subunit C, which produces MKLENKEFGFDSFASEMAKLKNEKHFDYLVTVVGEDFGAEEGLGCIYILENTNTHERCSVKQLAKKVGEEHVIPSVYNIWADADLLEREVYDFYGVKFLGHPDMRRLYLRNDFKGYPLRKDYDMDPAKNMYTTEDDVELDTTTEWNLNKNGELVGTQHPLFTDDNFVVNIGPQHPSTHGVLRLQTVLDGETVTKIYPHLGYIHRGIEKLCEQFTYPQTLALTDRMNYLSAMMHRHALVGVIEEGMGIELSERILYIRTIMDELQRIDNHLLYTSCCAQDLGALTAFLYGMRDREHVLNVMEETTGGRLIQNYYRIGGLQADIDPNFVSNVKELCKYLRPMVQEYLDVFGDNVITHERFRNVGVMDEQDCISYGVTGPAGRASGWKNDVRKNHPYAMYDKVNFEQITLTHGDSMDRYYCHIQEIYQSLNIIEQLIDNIPEGEFYIKQKPIIKVPEGQWYFAVEGASGEFGAYLDSRGDKTAYRLKFRPMGLTLVGAMDKMLRGQKIADLVTTGAALDFVIPDIDR; this is translated from the coding sequence ATGAAATTAGAAAATAAAGAATTCGGTTTTGATAGCTTTGCTTCAGAAATGGCAAAGCTGAAGAATGAGAAGCATTTCGATTACCTTGTAACTGTTGTCGGCGAAGACTTTGGTGCAGAGGAAGGTCTTGGATGTATCTATATTCTTGAGAATACAAATACACACGAGCGTTGTTCTGTAAAGCAGCTTGCAAAGAAGGTAGGAGAGGAGCATGTGATTCCTTCTGTCTACAATATTTGGGCTGATGCTGACTTGTTAGAGCGCGAGGTCTATGACTTCTATGGTGTTAAGTTCCTTGGTCACCCTGATATGCGTCGCCTCTACTTGAGAAACGACTTTAAGGGTTATCCACTCCGTAAGGATTATGACATGGATCCTGCTAAGAACATGTATACTACGGAGGATGATGTAGAACTTGATACAACTACAGAGTGGAATCTTAATAAGAATGGTGAACTCGTTGGTACACAGCATCCGCTGTTTACTGATGATAACTTCGTTGTGAATATTGGTCCTCAGCACCCTTCTACTCACGGTGTGCTTCGTCTGCAGACGGTGTTGGATGGTGAGACTGTAACCAAGATTTATCCACACTTGGGTTATATTCATCGCGGTATCGAGAAACTTTGTGAACAGTTCACATATCCTCAGACCTTGGCATTGACTGACCGTATGAACTATCTGTCAGCGATGATGCATCGTCATGCACTTGTTGGTGTTATCGAGGAGGGTATGGGTATTGAATTGTCAGAGCGTATTCTCTACATCCGTACAATTATGGATGAGTTGCAGCGTATTGATAATCACCTCCTTTATACATCTTGTTGTGCTCAGGACTTAGGTGCACTCACAGCCTTCCTTTATGGTATGCGTGATCGTGAGCATGTCTTGAACGTGATGGAGGAGACAACGGGTGGTCGTCTGATTCAGAACTATTATAGAATAGGTGGTTTGCAGGCTGATATTGATCCGAACTTCGTTTCAAATGTTAAGGAGCTCTGCAAGTACCTACGTCCAATGGTTCAAGAGTATCTTGATGTCTTTGGTGATAATGTCATTACCCATGAGCGTTTCCGTAATGTCGGTGTTATGGATGAGCAGGATTGTATCAGCTATGGTGTTACTGGTCCTGCTGGTAGAGCAAGTGGTTGGAAGAATGATGTTCGTAAGAACCATCCATATGCTATGTATGATAAGGTTAACTTTGAGCAGATTACTTTGACTCATGGCGATTCTATGGATCGTTACTATTGTCATATTCAGGAGATTTATCAGAGTCTCAATATTATTGAGCAGTTGATTGACAATATCCCTGAGGGTGAGTTCTATATTAAGCAGAAGCCAATCATCAAGGTTCCTGAAGGGCAGTGGTACTTCGCTGTTGAGGGTGCAAGTGGTGAGTTTGGTGCTTATCTGGATTCACGTGGTGACAAGACTGCATATCGTTTGAAGTTCCGTCCTATGGGTCTGACACTTGTTGGTGCTATGGATAAGATGCTACGTGGTCAGAAGATTGCCGACTTGGTGACTACTGGTGCTGCGCTTGACTTCGTTATTCCAGATATTGACCGCTAA
- a CDS encoding phospholipase D-like domain-containing protein has translation MRERKVNFNTKKAITWVIVLCYILFPTYLLAQTETENTVTEGHEILANRADSMIVNQLRKKNVHFSHNNSVTLLTTGKDKFNDLFKAIDQARSSIHLEYFNFRNDSINDELIQHLAAKAKEGVEVRAVFDGFGNASNNRPMRKRHLKAIREKGIEIYEFKPMEFPWLHDIFNRDHRKIVVIDGKVAYTGGMNVADYYINGTKVVGSWHDMHCRIEGDEVNTLQNIFLNMWFLASGQRIHGAKYYRGISNADYIKGLKPDTCGSAGSKMVGIINREPHISKDIIRYFYVNAINDAKDSIKLINPYFTLSRALKKALRNAVKRGVKVEILLSVKSDIPLTPDCGFYNAHQLMKKGCTIWMYEKGFHHTKIITVDGQFCTVGSANLNARSLRWDREENAVIVDVCTTHELDELFEAQKKDSFKLTEEKWKQWRTPWQRFCGWFAHLLSPFL, from the coding sequence ATGAGAGAAAGAAAAGTGAACTTTAACACAAAAAAAGCTATTACATGGGTGATAGTATTATGTTACATACTATTTCCAACATACCTTTTAGCACAAACAGAGACAGAAAACACTGTGACTGAAGGGCATGAGATACTTGCGAATAGAGCCGATTCTATGATTGTGAATCAGCTGCGCAAGAAGAATGTACACTTCTCTCATAACAACTCAGTAACTTTACTTACGACAGGTAAAGATAAGTTTAATGATCTATTTAAGGCTATTGATCAAGCACGTTCGAGTATTCACTTGGAATACTTCAACTTTCGCAATGATTCTATCAATGACGAACTCATACAACATTTAGCGGCAAAAGCGAAAGAAGGAGTTGAAGTTAGAGCTGTTTTTGATGGCTTTGGCAATGCAAGTAACAACCGTCCCATGAGGAAACGCCACCTGAAAGCGATTCGTGAAAAGGGTATTGAGATATATGAGTTTAAGCCAATGGAGTTCCCTTGGCTACATGATATATTCAATCGTGACCACCGTAAGATTGTTGTTATAGATGGAAAGGTTGCATATACGGGTGGAATGAATGTAGCTGACTATTATATTAATGGTACTAAAGTTGTTGGTTCATGGCATGATATGCATTGTAGAATCGAGGGAGACGAGGTAAATACATTGCAGAACATCTTTCTTAATATGTGGTTCTTAGCATCTGGACAGAGAATACATGGTGCTAAATATTATCGTGGAATCTCTAACGCTGATTACATAAAAGGCTTGAAACCTGACACTTGTGGAAGTGCAGGAAGTAAGATGGTAGGTATTATCAACCGCGAACCACACATTTCTAAGGATATTATCCGTTATTTCTATGTGAATGCTATCAATGATGCAAAGGACAGTATAAAACTTATCAACCCATATTTTACACTGAGCAGAGCCTTGAAAAAAGCATTAAGAAATGCCGTAAAACGAGGTGTAAAAGTAGAAATCCTTCTGAGTGTAAAGAGTGATATCCCACTAACTCCTGATTGTGGATTCTATAATGCACATCAATTAATGAAGAAAGGTTGTACAATATGGATGTACGAAAAAGGTTTTCATCACACAAAAATTATTACTGTAGACGGACAATTCTGTACTGTTGGGTCAGCCAATCTTAATGCAAGAAGCCTACGATGGGATCGTGAAGAGAATGCAGTAATAGTTGATGTTTGTACAACACATGAGTTAGATGAACTCTTTGAAGCCCAAAAGAAAGATAGTTTTAAGCTTACCGAGGAAAAGTGGAAACAGTGGCGTACACCATGGCAACGTTTCTGTGGCTGGTTTGCTCATCTGCTATCTCCATTCCTATAA
- a CDS encoding outer membrane beta-barrel protein: MKKILLSFAVACVSLAASAQGYVGGSVGIASSKIGNSENVTTYQVLPEVGINLDENLAIGTVVGWGKGNPVNIESENSVNNYFKLEPYVRYTFARSKYVNGFIDGGFAYQHYRGGTNAWSVGLKPGVAVNVSPKVSLVAHVGFAGWKSVKQKGSSVDAHTWGASLDGNNITFGVYYNF; encoded by the coding sequence ATGAAAAAGATTTTATTGTCATTTGCTGTAGCATGTGTATCACTCGCAGCAAGCGCACAGGGTTACGTTGGTGGTAGCGTAGGTATTGCTTCATCAAAGATTGGTAATTCAGAGAACGTAACAACTTATCAGGTTCTCCCTGAGGTTGGTATTAATCTCGACGAAAACTTGGCAATCGGTACAGTAGTTGGTTGGGGTAAAGGTAACCCTGTTAACATCGAGAGCGAGAATTCAGTTAACAACTACTTCAAGTTGGAGCCATACGTTCGTTACACTTTCGCACGTAGCAAGTATGTAAATGGTTTCATTGATGGTGGTTTTGCTTACCAGCACTATAGAGGTGGTACAAACGCATGGTCTGTAGGTTTGAAGCCTGGTGTTGCTGTAAACGTTAGCCCAAAGGTAAGCCTCGTAGCTCACGTAGGTTTCGCTGGTTGGAAGTCTGTTAAGCAGAAGGGTTCAAGCGTAGATGCTCACACTTGGGGTGCAAGCCTTGATGGCAACAACATTACTTTCGGTGTTTACTACAACTTCTAA